From the Jilunia laotingensis genome, the window AATCCCATCAATTTGTATTCTCCGCTATTCACTTTGAATCCACAATAGTAGGTAAATGCCGAATAAAGCAGTCCCAGTGAATGAGGGAATCGTAATTCCCGTAAGAGGGTGATTTGAGAGCTTTCGCCTTTGCCGATGGTAGTAGTAGCCCATTCCCCTACACCGTCCACTGTCAGGATGGCCGCTTCTGGAAAGGGAGACGGATAAAACGCACTGGCAGCATGCGACAGGTGGTGTTCCGGGAATAATAGTTCCGCCTGTATGCCTTGTTGTTGAAGGGCATCTTTCAGGATACGCTTCATGTAAAGTTTTTCTTTGATCCATAGCGGCATGGCTTTCAGAAAACTGGAAAAACCTTTGGGCGCGAAAGTGTGATAAGTTTCCAATAAACGTTCGAACTTGATGAACGGCTTCTCGTAAAAAGCGACATAGGCAACATCGTCTCCTTTGATGCCGGCTTCCTGCAATACATAGGCGATGGAGCGGGCAGGGAAGGAGGCATCGTTTTTCTTCCGGGTAAAGCGTTCCTCCTGAGCAGCAGCCACCAGTGTCCCGTCTATCAGTAATGCTGCCGCGCTGTCATGGTAAAAAGCCGATATTCCTAATATTGCAGTCATGAGTCGTCAGAATATTGAATAAATGAACGGTGCGAGAGCCGTGCCTTGCGATAAGACGATGAGCAATGAAAGCAACAGCAGGATGATGATGAGCGGGATCATCCAGTATTTTTTTCGGTGGAGAAGGAATTCTCCAAATTCTTTTATAAAGTCTATCATGGCGTTTCTTCTGTTTTAGTAATATGAACTTAGTTTTTGTTGGCAGGTTAAAACTGTTTCTCCAGATCGGCAGAACTATATATCTTATCCGGTTGAATAAAAACACTTTCCTTGCACTTTTTGAAATCCCGTAGGCGGAGCGAGTCTTTTTTTAGTAATGCCCGGAGTTTGCCGATGGGGGTAACTATTCCGAAAAAGACGATTGCCAGAAGGATGGAAGTGGTGATTTGGCTCAACGCTTCTCCGAATTTCATCCACAGCCATGCGAAAGGAGTAAATGTCTTTGGTACCAGTAATGTAAGTACTAACGTAACTATGGTCCATTGTGTCCAATTCTGTTTGCAAATGTATGCAATCACCAGAATAGCCAGGGATAGGACAATGCCGAATTCTATGTTCCTTTTTTTGTCAATCATAGTTCAGTTGCTTTAAGTAATAGTCGGCTTTTTCTTTATGTTGTAACCGTTGGTTGAGTATGCCGGCTTGCTTCAGGAATATCTTCTCGTATGGGAGTTCCAGGCACATCTGCTCCACGATGCGTAGAGCGCTTGCATAATCTTTTTGCAAGATGTAATAGTTGTTCAGCTTTTGCATGGCTTCTCCCCAATTAAGCTTGCGGTAGAAAAACTTCAGGGCTATCTTGAACTCGAAACGGGAGGTATCGCAATACAAAGGCTCTGCTTCTTCGTTGAAAGGCCATTGCTGTTTTAACTGCCGGATTACCAAATCACCGTAAATGGTGTCGAAAGCCGTTGTCGGATATTCCTGTAGATCTATCTGGCAACCACCTTCTTTGCTCTTATGTTGGAAGAAGTTTTTTTGCAGCACTTCGTAATAAGCTTCCGCAATTCGGTGGTGTCCGTTCAGATTGGGATGTACATGCTCCAAAAGCAATTCTTTTCCGATAAGTTGATGAGGTGAATGCTCTGACAGTTTTTCGGATACATCGACTAGATGCACGTTATCCATTGTCGTTGCATATTTCCGGATGAGTTCATTAAAAGCGTCAGGGGCTCTGAAACGTAGCCCGTCGGTTTCTTTTGCTTTTTTGAAACCTTGCAAGGCTGCTTCAAAATCTTCTTGTTCATAGGCTTGAATGGCATTCTTGTAGATATCCCCGGCTGTTTTATTTTCTTTTTCCAAAGGGGCTTGGTCTTTCAAGTTGGAGGCTAATGTACCGATGAAGACAGGGATTTGTCTCTTCTGAAACAGTTGGAGTATCTTTTTCAGGTTTCCATCGAACTGTTTTATGCCTTGTTCGTATAGTTCGGAATGAAGGGGAACCATCTGATGTGCCGCCATACGTTCCATCAATGTCCGGTCAGGGTTAATCAGTGAGGAATCACGGACTTCCCACGAGCTACTTACTGAAGAGACGGCTTGCATGATCTTTAATTTTTTAGCGTTTATAAGCCATTCGGTCATCTGCGGATGAGTGCCCGTACGGCTGGAGGAAGCCGCCCCTAATGCCCCGTAGTATTCGTTGTGGCCAGCGTAAAGGATTATTCCGTCCGGTTCATAATCGACTACCTGTTTGGCAAAATCGTATAAAGTGTAAGAGTTTATGGCTGTTAATGATAGATTGATAAGTTCGATCCGGTATTGAGGATATTCGAATTGCAGCTTATATTTCAGCATCCGGCTGAAGGAGCCGTTGTGCATGTATGGAAATCCGAGGGAAGAAGATGCTCCTAATACGAAAAAGCGAATGGTGTTGGATGGCTTTTCTTTGCGAAAGGGGTCTTGGTTTCCGATAGTTGCATTTTGGGAGAGAGAAAAGTATTTCTTAGAGATGTCCCGGTTCATTACCAGATAATTAGGATTATCTGGATCGGTAATAAACAGGTGTGTATCGTAACCGTAATTAGCAATTCGCAGTACACCTTCTATTCCTGCCAGTAACAGAAAAGGTAAAAGGATGGCTAATAAACGGTATATCCAAACTTTTCTCATTATAGTGACATTTTAGATTATAGGTTTGAGTCTATTCTTTTAAGTACATTTTCATGCGCTCATTTCTTTTCTTTTTACCACGGATTACACGGCTTTAGTAAAGTGAGAACCGTGCAACCCGTGGAATTTGTGTTTATAAAGGTCTTAATTTAATATTGACTTTTATCTTGTTGCATCTATGATATCTTGTGAGATGCGATCTAGTTCTTCAGCGGAATCCAAACTTTATAAGAATCACCTGTTGTACGGTTGCCTACTGCATAGTATGGAATTGCTGTAAAGGAAACTTCTTTGTTGTCTTTGTTCACGGCCTTTCCTGCAATCACGTTTATTCCGTTCAACAGATCGCTTTGGTATTGCAAGGACATCGGAGCCTGGGCATCCAGTTTCAGATCGGTCAAGCCATTATTGTCTGCACCTTCCAGGCAGTATACCAGTGGACCGGAAGCTAATGTGGCCAAGCCCTTTAAATCATTAACGGCTTCATTGGCCGTAATCAGACGCGGTTGCATCGGCAAAGACAATTCCACTTTGTCGCCTTTCGCCCATTTTCTGGAAATGCCGGCATAACCGTTTACAATATTCATTTGTACAGGCTCCCCGTTTACTTTTAACTCAACAGGTTCCGTAACATTTGATTTGTACAATCCATAAGGATTCTCTATGGATTGTGCCCAACCCGGAATACGGACTTTTAGTGTAAAATCTCCTTCTTTTGCCGGATCAACAGTAAGAACAACAGTTCCATCCCATGGATAACGGGTTTCTTGCTTCAGTTGAACAGAATTGTTTCCTAAATCGATCTTTGTATTGCTGCCGATAAACAGATTTACAAAAATATCATTGCCTTCATGTGAATAGATATAGCCCGGTACAGCCGATACCAGTTTTAAGAACATCGGAGGGCAGCAAGGGCATTCGTGCCATTCCCATCTTGCGTGTTTATCGGCATTTAGCGGATTTTGGTAAGTATAATGATCACCTGATAATGAGATACCTGTCAGAATGTTATTATACAGAGAACGCTCGAATTCGTCCATGTATTTTCCGTCTCCTGTAAGTTCATTTAATCTTTGACTATAGAAACCGGCACCAACGGCAGCACAAGTTTCGAGATAAGCGTCTGTTGGTAAGAAGTAATCCGGTCCGAATTTCTCATCAAAATGAACAGCTCCTACTCCTCCTGTGATGAACAGACGTTTGCCGACCATATTATCCCAAAGACGTTTTACGGATGCGATGTATTCGGGATTCTTGTTTTCCAATGCAGCAGTTGTAGCACCTGTCATGAATAAAGTAGCGCGTACGGCATGCCCTTCGATCGTTTGCTGTTCAACCATTGGAATTGAGTCTTGTGCATAATTACCGAAAGAAGGCCTTGAATGATTACCGTATTTGGGATCACTATATTTGTTGTCTTTTATCCATTGTTCGGCAGCTTCGTTGCCCCATGTCCCCCATAATGGGAATCCGCAATGATGGCCTCTGTTATTAATCCAAAACTCGGCAAGTTCAAAATAAGCTTTCTCATTCACCGGAACATTTACTTTGTTCTTTAATTCAGGATTCTCTTTATAAAGCTGGTACAATTTAATCAACGGTTCTTCTGAGCCTGAATGGGCGGGTACTACATTATGTTTAGGTTCAGGACCCATGTATGTACTCATTAAGTTAGCCAAACGGGTGGCAACTTCCAATAGTTTTGTCTTTCCGGTAGCTTTATAATAATGTACGCCTGCTTCAACCAACATACCAGCATTGTATACATCATGTTGCCAACGAAGCATACCTCCGTTTTCACCCCAACGATGATTGTCTTCCATCATTTGTGTGTATGTGTTGATGAAACCATTTTCTTCTGAAGCTTGCGCGGCTGCAATTCGGTCGATATAGTTGTCTATTCGTTTTTCCATGGCAGGGTCGGGTGTTTGTGCCATCAAATCGGATATACCTCTGATTGTTTCGTATACCAATCCGTCAAACCAAGGGAAACCGGCATGTTTGCCAATATTACGTTCGCCTTTTGCAACCCGGTCGAAGTTTTCAAACGTGTCATAAATGTTGTTTGGATCTTGATTCTGTACATGTTTGCCTTCAAACTTATTAAATACATCGTTGGCTGTTGTGGTTCTCCACTGTTCGAATTTAGGTTTCCAAAAAGAATCTTCAATTTTTACTTGGTTCACTTCCATAAAGTGGATACCTGTATCTGTAGACTTTTGATCTGTTGACGAACAAGAGACTAGTCCCATTAATAATACGGGTAACATTAATCCATTCTTTTTCATACTCTTTTTCTGTTTTCTATGTTATATTAATTTGTATTTACGTAGCAGTGTCGCCTCTTTTTATAAGACTATTGTTTTAATATTATTCTCTGTAAAGACGTCATATACATTGGGTATAGCCGTCTGATCAAATGGTGGTTGGTATTCCTGTCCGATCATTGGATATTTTGCTCCTGCAATTTTATTGTAACGTAATATTTCTACTCTTTGTAAGGATTTGGAGTCTTTTATCACGTTCAGGATAGCCAACATGTTTTCTTTAGAATCGTTTACTCCTGGAATTAACGGGATTCGGATGATAAAATCTTTTCCAGATGAGCATAGATGTCTCAGATTTTTTTGTATTGTTTTATTGTCGACTCCAACGTACTTTCTATGTTCTTCCGAATCCATGTGTTTTATGTCGAAAAGTACTAAGTCAAGCCATGGTAATACTTTTTGAAAAGTATCGGGTGAAGCATAGCCGCTTGTTTCAATTGCTGTATGAATACTTGGTTTTATTCTGCGTAGAAAATCGATTACAAAGTTGGCTTGGAATAGCGGTTCTCCTCCTGTTAAAGTTATTCCTCCTTTATTTAAAGTGTATATTTCTTTATTCCTTAGTACCTGATCTGCAAGCTTATCAGCAGATATCTTATAACCGCATAGTACCCGCTCATTCTTCTTTATCATATATTGAGGTTGCGGTGAAAGACCTTCCGGATTATGACACCATGCACATCTTAGGGGACATCCTTTTAGAAATATGGTAGTTCGGATTCCAGGACCGTCGTTGACTGCAAACTCTTCAATGCTGAAGATAATCCCTTCTTGTATGTTAGTTATTATATCCATAATATTATAGATTGACGCTGCAAATGTATAAACAAAAAAAGGAAAAACTGGTACGAACTGGTATGTATTATTCTATGTTATATAACATCTGAAAAAATCGTATCAGATCGTACCAGTTATTTCTTTTTTATATTTATATTTGCAGCGTTTTAATAATTCATATAGAAAAACAAGAAATGACCTTAAAGTTGTTGCCTTTTATTGGCGATACATGTATTAATCATAGTTCAAAAGAAATACTGGAATGATAGTGAACTTACCTTTATATAATATGAATTTTAAAAAAGAAAATTGCCTATGACGAAATTTAAGAAGATTAGATTAACACACACACGTGCAGGAAAAGAGTCTGTGTGACTTTACTATGAAAACATAGCAGGACTCTCCTCCTTAAATCCTAGTATTAAACAAAAAACATTTATATATGGAAATATTTTGTACAAGTAGTTCTTCCGTTCTTAGGAGGATACATAATGAAAAGAAACAATTAGCAAAACTTATTTTAATTGCTCCCTTCCTTTTTGGTACAAGTGCATATGCAATAGATAGCAATGGGCTAAATGCAACAAACACAACTATTACCCAACAGAAATCTCGTACAATCACAGGTACGGTAGTTGATAAGGATGGTGAACCGATTATTGGCGCCAATATTATTGTAAAAGGTACATCTAATGGTACTATTACAGATATAAATGGTGCATATACCCTTGAAGTACCCGACAATGCTGTTATTCAGATTTCATATATTGGTTATCTGAGTCAGGAAATACCTGTAAAAGGTCAGAATTCAATCAAAATTCATTTGATTGAAGATACACAAAGTTTGGATGAGGTAGTAGTTGTTGGTTATGGTACGCAGAAAAAAGGTGAAGTTGCCAGTGCAATTTCCAGTGTTAAGTCTGATAATTTCGTAAAAGTACCTACAACAGATGCTGCACAATTGATTCGTGGTCAGGTGGCCGGCTTAAATGTCGTTACTCCTGATGCTAATCCGGTTGGTGGATCACAAATTACTTTACGTGGTGCCGGAACATTGATCTCTTCCGCTACTCCATTGGTATTGATTGATGGTGTTCCTGGCGATTTGAATACAGTTTCTCCGGATGCTATCGAACAAATCGATATTTTGAAAGATGGTTCTGCCGCTGCTATTTATGGTACCCGCGGTACGAATGGTGTGATTTTGATTACTACAAAAAGCGCAAGAGGTGAAATGCCGACTGAGGTAGATGTAAACGCTTATGTAGCCACACAACAGATCACTAAAAAATTGCCTTTCTTTGATGCGGCTGGATACCGTCAGTTGGTGGAGCAAGGTAAAGCTGGGGCACAGGATGAAGGTGCAAGTACAGACTGGTTGGACGAAGTAATGCAAACACCGTTAACCCAGATATATAATATAACATTGCGTGGTGGTAGCAAAAATACTAATTATGTTGCTAGCTTTGAATATCGTGGAATAGAAGGTATCATGAAACGTACAAAGAATCAGATGTACTATCCACGTGTAGAGATTACTCACCGTATGTTTAATGATAAATTGAAGCTGAACGCTAACCTGAGCGGATATAAGCAAACTTATTTTGCCGGTTCAGATGACGATAATGGTTTCAATAAAGAAGTATATCGGAATGCAATTACCTATAATCCGACTACGCCCGTAAGAGATGCTGAAGGTAACTGGTCTGAAAGTCCTGCTAAAACAGATTATTTGAATCCGGTTGCATTAGTAGAAGAAGTAGAAGGTGAAAATCAAGCCATGAATCTTCGTATGCATGCTTCTGCGTCTTTTACTCCAATTGAAGGATTAGAAATTAAATACTTGGTTTCTTCTAATAATTACTACCAGACTCGCGGCTATTACGAAACAACCAAACACATCGCTTCCTATAAAAACGGTAGAACGGGTTTTGCTTCGAGAGGTACGAAACGCAAAGTCGATGATATGTCTGAGTTGACGGCATCGTACAGGAAGACATTGAAAGATCATACATTCAATATCTTGGCTGGTTATAGCTGGATGCGTACAAACTGGCAATTTTATTGGATGCAGAATTTCAACTTCCCGTCAGATGATTATACTTTCAATGGAATGGGCACCGGACAAGCACTGAAAGATGGCCGTGCCAATGAATTCTCCGAACAGAAAGAAAACAAGTTGATTGGTTACTTCGGCCGTTTTAACTATAGCTATAAAGGAAAGTACATGTTTGCGGCAAGTATCCGTCACGAAGGCTCTTCCAAATTCGGTGCTAATCATAAATGGGGTAACTTCCCTTCTGTATCGGGTGCTTGGAGTATTAAGGATGAGTCTTTCTTGGAGGATTCTAAGTTGATTAGCCAATTGAAAGTACGTGCTGGTTACGGTATTACGGGTACGGAACCGGGTGATCCTTATATGTCACTGAATACGTTGGATTTTGGTACTTATGTATATTATAATGGAGGATTTATCAAGACTACACGTCCCGGCTCTAATCCGAATCCAGATTTACGATGGGAGAAGAAAAAAGAGACGAACGTTGGTTTGGATTTCGGATTCCTTCAAGATCGTATCACTGGTTCGGTAGATTACTACAATCGTAAAACGGAAGATCTTCTGTGGAACTATAGCGTACCGACACCTCCGTTCTTGTATAATAGCATGACTGCCAATGGTGGCTCTATACGTAATACCGGTGTTGAAGTTTCTGTAACAGTTGTTCCTGTACAAACAAGAGACTGGCAGTGGATCACTTCCATGAACTACTCAACCAATAAGAGCAAATTGTTGTCTTTGTCAAGCGATCAGTACGTATCAAACGATTATTCGGATCAAGGATGGTTGCCGGAGCCGATGCAGATGGCCAGCCACCGTATTCAAGTCGGTGAGCCTATCGGTAACTTCTATGGATATAAGAGTATAGATATTGATGAGAATGGTCACTGGATTATCGAAGGCGCGGATGGTAAACCAAAACCAATCGAAGAACAGGTGCCCGAAGATAAAAAAATAATAGGTAACGGTCTGCCTAAACATTTCTTAAACTGGAATAATACGGTTCGTTATAAAAACTTTGATTTTACTGTCACTATGCGTGGAGCATTCGGCTTTGATATCTTGAATTCTGCAAAATTGCAGTTTGGTTCTCCGATCATGTTGACTCGCGGTAATATCTTCAATACTGCCTATGATAAAGTATATGGTAAGGTACCTTTGGCTGACGATCAAGGTTTGCAGTATGTTAGTTATTATGTAGAGAAAGGCGATTATTGGAAGATAGATAACCTTACATTGGGTTATACTTTCAATTTCAACAAATGGTTGAAGAGTCTGCGAGTTTACGGAACGATTTCGAACCTGGCTACTATTACAGGCTATTCCGGTATCGATCCTGAAGTAGGTATCGGTGGTTTGACACCTGGTATTGACGATAAGAGCCGTTATCCGGCAGCCAGAACGTATACATTAGGAGTATCTGTTAAATTTTAATACGAACGATTTATGAAAGCATATATTAAAATAGCTGTCGCTGCATTTTTGATGGGTTCAACCATAAGCTGCAGCAATGATCTGGACGAGAAAGTTTATTCTCTTGTAACGGAAGGTACTTATAATTTTACTACGGAAGATTTTCATCCGACAGTAGCCAGCGTATATAGTTATTTCCGTTTTATCGGTCACGATAATTATTGGGGAACCCAGGAATTGACGACGGATGGAATCGTGAATCCGCCTAACTCATCAGGTTGGGATGATGGTGGTACTTATCGTATGTTGCATTATCACAAATGGACATCTGAGCAGAATCATGTGAGAGTAATGTGGGATAAATTCTATCAAGGGGTGATATTATGTAACACGGTGATCGATCAAATCGAATCAGGGCTATTGCCAGCTCCTTCAGATGCTGAAAAGAAGGCAGGCCTGGCTGAACTTAGAGCTGTCAGAGCTTATTATAACTGGCTGATATGCGATAATTTCGGTGATGCGCCATTGATTAAAACGAGGACTTCGGAGCTTCCGGAGAAAAGTTCGAGAAGAGAAATATACCAGTTTATTGTTGATGAACTGACCGCAATTATTCCAGACCTGGACGAAGAACAAGGAGGCAAGATGTACGGCCGTATGAATAAATGGGCCGGTATGACCTTATTGGCCAATGTCTATCTGAATGCTAAAGTATATATAGGTGAAGAGCATTGGCAAGACTGTCTGAATGTTTGCAACGAAATCATTAAAGATAGCCCTTGCGACTTATCCGATAATTATCGCGATTCTTTCCTTGCTTCCGGAACTGAAAACTCTAAAGAGATCCTGTTTACGATTCCGTTCGACAAAACTTTGGCAGGCGGACAATCCATTCATATGTTCTCATGGCATGGTGAACTTCAAAAGAAGTTTAAGTTGGAAGCTACTCCTTGGGGTAGTGGATCGTCTATGGCTCTGACTCAGTTTATCGATACTTATGATGAGAAAGATACCCGTTTAGGAGATACCTGGTTGATGGGGGATCAAATAACTCCTGAAGGAGAGCTTTTGCTATGTACTTATGATAAAAAGGGTGAACCTCTTTCATATATTAAGGAAGTAAAAGACGGTCATTATACTAACGAGACCGATGGTTACCGTATGTATAAATTTGAAGTAGAACCGGGAACTCCGGGTTCTTCAAACACAGACTTTCCTTTGCACCGTTATTCGGAAATTCTATTAATGAAAGCTGAATGCCTTTTGAGACTCGGACAACCTGGTGCAGGTGCTTTGGTAACTGAAGTACGTAAGCGTAACTTCAAAGGAAATCCTGAGAGAGCTACTGTTACGGATGATGAATTGAAACAGAATAGTAGTTACCAATATGGAACTGTTGAGAACTATGTCAATAAGCATGATGGTGACCAAAGTCCGATTCAGTTTGGTCGTTTGTTGGATGAACTGGGTTGGGAATTTGTATGGGAAATGCATCGCAGAAGGGATATGATTCGTTTTGGAATCTTTACGAAGAAGAATTGGTTATCTCACGATGCTGCAGGTGAAGGAGATTATAGAACAGTATTCCCTATACCTGAAGCTGCATTGACATCCAATCCGAAGTTGACCCAGAATCCGGATTATTTAAGTAATAACTAATTCCGGTAGCAAGAAATAACAACTGGTTTTTAGTCAATAGAAAAGGTTATAATGCTTTGGAGTTTATTCATTCATTATAACCTTTTTATATTTATAGTGATTGCTCTAGCAACTTTTCATATCAGAACTATACGAAAAGTGGCTGGAGGAAGTTTATAATAAGGCATTGCTAAATTCAGATTCATATGGCTCATAGATCATTTATATACATCGTTTTTGTCTTGGGATGCTTCCTTTGCTGCATTTCGTGCAATCAAAGAAAGGAAGCATATTTCTATGTTCGATATAAAGGGTTGGATATAGTTAACGGCTCTGTTGCAT encodes:
- a CDS encoding DUF5989 family protein encodes the protein MIDFIKEFGEFLLHRKKYWMIPLIIILLLLSLLIVLSQGTALAPFIYSIF
- a CDS encoding SxtJ family membrane protein — protein: MIDKKRNIEFGIVLSLAILVIAYICKQNWTQWTIVTLVLTLLVPKTFTPFAWLWMKFGEALSQITTSILLAIVFFGIVTPIGKLRALLKKDSLRLRDFKKCKESVFIQPDKIYSSADLEKQF
- a CDS encoding glycoside hydrolase family 127 protein → MKKNGLMLPVLLMGLVSCSSTDQKSTDTGIHFMEVNQVKIEDSFWKPKFEQWRTTTANDVFNKFEGKHVQNQDPNNIYDTFENFDRVAKGERNIGKHAGFPWFDGLVYETIRGISDLMAQTPDPAMEKRIDNYIDRIAAAQASEENGFINTYTQMMEDNHRWGENGGMLRWQHDVYNAGMLVEAGVHYYKATGKTKLLEVATRLANLMSTYMGPEPKHNVVPAHSGSEEPLIKLYQLYKENPELKNKVNVPVNEKAYFELAEFWINNRGHHCGFPLWGTWGNEAAEQWIKDNKYSDPKYGNHSRPSFGNYAQDSIPMVEQQTIEGHAVRATLFMTGATTAALENKNPEYIASVKRLWDNMVGKRLFITGGVGAVHFDEKFGPDYFLPTDAYLETCAAVGAGFYSQRLNELTGDGKYMDEFERSLYNNILTGISLSGDHYTYQNPLNADKHARWEWHECPCCPPMFLKLVSAVPGYIYSHEGNDIFVNLFIGSNTKIDLGNNSVQLKQETRYPWDGTVVLTVDPAKEGDFTLKVRIPGWAQSIENPYGLYKSNVTEPVELKVNGEPVQMNIVNGYAGISRKWAKGDKVELSLPMQPRLITANEAVNDLKGLATLASGPLVYCLEGADNNGLTDLKLDAQAPMSLQYQSDLLNGINVIAGKAVNKDNKEVSFTAIPYYAVGNRTTGDSYKVWIPLKN
- a CDS encoding radical SAM protein, translated to MDIITNIQEGIIFSIEEFAVNDGPGIRTTIFLKGCPLRCAWCHNPEGLSPQPQYMIKKNERVLCGYKISADKLADQVLRNKEIYTLNKGGITLTGGEPLFQANFVIDFLRRIKPSIHTAIETSGYASPDTFQKVLPWLDLVLFDIKHMDSEEHRKYVGVDNKTIQKNLRHLCSSGKDFIIRIPLIPGVNDSKENMLAILNVIKDSKSLQRVEILRYNKIAGAKYPMIGQEYQPPFDQTAIPNVYDVFTENNIKTIVL
- a CDS encoding SusC/RagA family TonB-linked outer membrane protein, which translates into the protein MEIFCTSSSSVLRRIHNEKKQLAKLILIAPFLFGTSAYAIDSNGLNATNTTITQQKSRTITGTVVDKDGEPIIGANIIVKGTSNGTITDINGAYTLEVPDNAVIQISYIGYLSQEIPVKGQNSIKIHLIEDTQSLDEVVVVGYGTQKKGEVASAISSVKSDNFVKVPTTDAAQLIRGQVAGLNVVTPDANPVGGSQITLRGAGTLISSATPLVLIDGVPGDLNTVSPDAIEQIDILKDGSAAAIYGTRGTNGVILITTKSARGEMPTEVDVNAYVATQQITKKLPFFDAAGYRQLVEQGKAGAQDEGASTDWLDEVMQTPLTQIYNITLRGGSKNTNYVASFEYRGIEGIMKRTKNQMYYPRVEITHRMFNDKLKLNANLSGYKQTYFAGSDDDNGFNKEVYRNAITYNPTTPVRDAEGNWSESPAKTDYLNPVALVEEVEGENQAMNLRMHASASFTPIEGLEIKYLVSSNNYYQTRGYYETTKHIASYKNGRTGFASRGTKRKVDDMSELTASYRKTLKDHTFNILAGYSWMRTNWQFYWMQNFNFPSDDYTFNGMGTGQALKDGRANEFSEQKENKLIGYFGRFNYSYKGKYMFAASIRHEGSSKFGANHKWGNFPSVSGAWSIKDESFLEDSKLISQLKVRAGYGITGTEPGDPYMSLNTLDFGTYVYYNGGFIKTTRPGSNPNPDLRWEKKKETNVGLDFGFLQDRITGSVDYYNRKTEDLLWNYSVPTPPFLYNSMTANGGSIRNTGVEVSVTVVPVQTRDWQWITSMNYSTNKSKLLSLSSDQYVSNDYSDQGWLPEPMQMASHRIQVGEPIGNFYGYKSIDIDENGHWIIEGADGKPKPIEEQVPEDKKIIGNGLPKHFLNWNNTVRYKNFDFTVTMRGAFGFDILNSAKLQFGSPIMLTRGNIFNTAYDKVYGKVPLADDQGLQYVSYYVEKGDYWKIDNLTLGYTFNFNKWLKSLRVYGTISNLATITGYSGIDPEVGIGGLTPGIDDKSRYPAARTYTLGVSVKF
- a CDS encoding RagB/SusD family nutrient uptake outer membrane protein, with protein sequence MKAYIKIAVAAFLMGSTISCSNDLDEKVYSLVTEGTYNFTTEDFHPTVASVYSYFRFIGHDNYWGTQELTTDGIVNPPNSSGWDDGGTYRMLHYHKWTSEQNHVRVMWDKFYQGVILCNTVIDQIESGLLPAPSDAEKKAGLAELRAVRAYYNWLICDNFGDAPLIKTRTSELPEKSSRREIYQFIVDELTAIIPDLDEEQGGKMYGRMNKWAGMTLLANVYLNAKVYIGEEHWQDCLNVCNEIIKDSPCDLSDNYRDSFLASGTENSKEILFTIPFDKTLAGGQSIHMFSWHGELQKKFKLEATPWGSGSSMALTQFIDTYDEKDTRLGDTWLMGDQITPEGELLLCTYDKKGEPLSYIKEVKDGHYTNETDGYRMYKFEVEPGTPGSSNTDFPLHRYSEILLMKAECLLRLGQPGAGALVTEVRKRNFKGNPERATVTDDELKQNSSYQYGTVENYVNKHDGDQSPIQFGRLLDELGWEFVWEMHRRRDMIRFGIFTKKNWLSHDAAGEGDYRTVFPIPEAALTSNPKLTQNPDYLSNN